In a genomic window of Scheffersomyces stipitis CBS 6054 chromosome 4, complete sequence:
- a CDS encoding predicted protein: MTGPNASFNDTVFEDAVDYSFSYTSKYPTGSQVGINDITIYDTPLRKLPNNSISNSQFTHSISQGALYRDLGGVGHESSSTVPYQSAKGSESSSISRFPINFRRYDDVNISNDISYDVDSLSGSSGNLPVNSSNYAVDSTSLRDASFRIHQTKLMLSKEKEVQSEVKSLGNNGSPLYYRPSTSNIKDNQYGIRSFLPPNVILGSTDKTEQSAKNRNKVPLFVNRPPPNGTNLQGQNSVDVRQVYKQIKTQYEDDELDDNSSDPAVLNPQGEWMNPFMRQALSRQINKEDEIKKCLKNVIYLISFALLKSSVNKLLVLYELKKRSSITYQLQLQYQKHTPSDVLDIMDNLYVVIFGRLIIGLFVLNIIVSLMRIVQGSDPCKDLPLSDKQRELIGVEREKNNLQDTRSQLLGGVDDPEDRKDEDAELILKQRKYQLNNNTDQIQKMPKYNKLSGYTSYNLNSNIDSNAVATVTSSQSLYSVRNAASAAVGTGRYVSNTSNAGYISGTGNSLGLVGSQPSSSQFLTNNKVPSSRLSMSLNRASKLDEEKMKEEAYKFHRNFDIDFNYDT, from the coding sequence ATGACAGGACCTAACGCCTCGTTCAATGACACAGTCTTTGAGGATGCCGTGGACTACTCATTTTCGTACACTTCTAAGTACCCTACCGGAAGTCAGGTTGGTATCAACGACATCACAATCTACGATACTCCGTTGAGAAAGCTTCCTAATAACTCGATATCAAACTCACAGTTTACGCATAGCATTCTGCAAGGAGCTTTGTACCGCGATTTGGGTGGTGTGGGGCATGAATCGTCTTCTACTGTTCCATATCAGTCTGCGAAGGGAAGTGAAAGCAGTTCTATTTCCAGGTTTCCAATCAATTTCAGACGATACGATGATGTAAATATCAGCAACGATATTTCTTATGATGTGGATAGTCTTTCTGGAAGTTCTGGTAACTTGCCGGtgaattcttccaactATGCAGTAGATTCGACCCTGCTCAGAGATGCTTCTTTCAGGATTCATCAAACCAAGCTCATGCTTTCTAAAGAAAAAGAGGTTCAATCGGAGGTAAAAAGTTTGGGAAACAATGGCAGTCCACTCTACTACAGACCTTCAACGTCAAACATAAAAGATAACCAATATGGGATACGAAGCTTTCTCCCTCCGAACGTAATTCTAGGCAGCACAGACAAGACAGAGCAATCGGCCAAGAACCGAAACAAAGTGCCACTTTTTGTAAATAGACCACCACCTAATGGCACAAATTTGCAGGGACAAAATTCGGTTGATGTCAGACAGGTTTACAAGCAAATCAAGACTCAGTACGAGGATGACGAATTGGATGACAATTCTCTGGATCCAGCGGTCTTGAATCCCCAGGGAGAATGGATGAATCCGTTCATGAGACAAGCTCTTTCCAGGCAGATTAACAAGGAGGacgagatcaagaagtgtttgaagaatgtcATATATCTCATTTCGTTTGCCTTGCTCAAGTCGCTGGTGAACAAACTTCTTGTGTTGTacgaattgaaaaaaagaTCTTCGATAACTTATCAATTACAGCTTCAATACCAGAAACATACGCCTCTGGACGTCTTGGATATCATGGACAACTTGTACGTGGTAATATTTGGCCGTCTTATAATAGGTTTGTTTGTACTTAACATCATAGTATCGTTGATGAGAATTGTTCAGGGTCTGGACCCGTGTAAGGATTTGCCGTTAAGCGACAAACAGAGAGAGCTTATAGGtgtggaaagagaaaagaacaacttgCAGGATACAAGACTGCAACTACTTGGAGGTGTAGATGACCCTGAAGACAGAAAAGACGAGGATGCTGAGCTCATACTTAAGCAAAGAAAATATCAACTAAACAATAACACCGATCAGATCCAGAAAATGCCAAAgtacaacaaattgagtGGCTACACGTCCTACAATCTTAATCTGAACATTGATTCTAATGCTGTTGCTACTGTTACGAGTTCTCAGTCGTTGTATCTGGTTAGAAATGCAGCTTCGGCTGCTGTTGGTACTGGTCGTTATGTTAGTAATACTTCTAATGCTGGTTACATAAGTGGTACTGGAAATAGCCTTGGGCTTGTAGGAAGTCAACCTTCCAGCTCCCAGTTTTTGACCAACAACAAGGTTCCTTCGAGCCGGTTGTCCATGTCGCTCAATCGAGCCAGCAAGTTggacgaagaaaagatgaaaGAGGAAGCATACAAGTTTCACAGGAACTTTGATATAGATTTCAATTACGACACCTAA
- a CDS encoding 40S ribosomal protein S8 (go_component intracellular; ribosome~go_function structural constituent of ribosome~go_process protein biosynthesis) yields the protein MGISRDSRHKRSATGAKRAQFRKKRKFELGRQSANTKIGAKRIHSVRTRGGNQKFRALRVETGNFSWGSEGVSRKTRIATVVYHPSNNELVRTNTLTKAAIVQIDATPFRQWYENHYGSTLGKKKNQPAATEEEVKRSRKVERKLASRAGQAAIESAVDAQFGSGKLYAAISSRPGQSGRCDGYILEGEELAFYLRRLTAKK from the coding sequence ATGGGTATTTCTAGAGATTCACGTCACAAGAGATCTGCTACTGGTGCCAAGAGAGCCCAgttcagaaagaagagaaagttcGAATTAGGTAGACAATCTGCCAACACCAAGATTGGTGCTAAGAGAATTCACTCCGTCAGAACTAGAGGTGGTAACCAAAAGTTCAGAGCTTTGAGAGTTGAAACCGGTAACTTCTCCTGGGGTTCTGAAGGTGTTTCCAGAAAGACCAGAATTGCCACTGTCGTCTACCACCCATCTAACAACGAATTGGTCAGAACCAACACCTTGACTAAGGCTGCTATTGTCCAAATCGATGCCACTCCATTCAGACAATGGTACGAAAACCACTACGGTTCTACCTTAggtaagaagaagaaccaaccTGCTGctaccgaagaagaagtcaagagaTCTAGAAAGGTCGAAAGAAAGTTGGCTTCCAGAGCCGGTCAAGCTGCTATTGAATCTGCTGTTGACGCCCAATTCGGTTCCGGTAAGTTGTACGCTGCCATCTCTTCCAGACCAGGTCAATCTGGTAGATGTGATGGTTACATCTTGgaaggtgaagaattggccTTCTACTTGAGAAGATTGACTGCTAAGAAGTAA
- a CDS encoding predicted protein: METIYDEIEIEDFTFDPITQLFQYPCPCGDRFAISFDDLKDGEDIAVCPSCSLMVKVIYEPEDLDEYEEELK; the protein is encoded by the coding sequence ATGGAAACCATATACGACGAGATAGAGATCGAGGACTTCACATTTGATCCCATAACCCAGTTGTTCCAGTACCCATGTCCATGTGGGGACCGTTTCGCAATCAGTTTCGATGATTTAAAAGATGGGGAAGACATAGCAGTTTGTCCCAGTTGTTCGCTTATGGTCAAGGTGATCTACGAGCCCGAGGACTTGGACGAGTACGAGGAGGAGTTGAAGTAG
- a CDS encoding myb-like transcription factor (go_component nucleus~go_function DNA binding), protein MNYHNSNPGGPDATSASSAPASTASSASAAASASYYYAPVQQYQPQPLHHTIQPNGPNSVPTTPGAPTRRGPWSPMEDKKLLDLINIFGPTNWVRISNSIGTRTPKQCRERYHQNLKPSLNRSPITVEEGELIESLVAKYGKKWAEISRHLNGRSDNAIKNWWNGGANRRRRASLVHEPNVAGNSNSNNNNNSMSSSNGSNVNANGLNSSTSISTMSASTSASTNSTRSQNGSLSSPSGLPTLTQNKSSASLPEAVLSVSSAQVHQSNSSRSSLNEPSLSANSSALNLSAANPNSLSSYAITNNHNTNINNTSNNSTILPPPIGASQPSTFPQIPQLPQISFNTSMFGKPDASFKAHTPPPGSMAAAVPHTMTSPVKATSLRSASFDVTSATGATNASTSTLTSTTLPPISSSNKRRLLDDPISRRHSTANYHYAHPNGNTNNNNNNNNNFAVPTSSAPGSASAATGSIIGGAGTVSPSYYGSPLLLSTQVSRNNSISHFEFSTLNSTSHSSRRSSSIAPDFFPNPLKELQAAASSLNKEGNVNHKRNMSQNSSFNSPSLTPSTRFSISSTTSLLNNTSTNLTMPSATTSPSSNYNGLKNDHSSSSGSIPALKEEVELKLKHKNDLDDVDMDDSHNHLQNPRTTMVKTKISVSSLID, encoded by the coding sequence ATGAATTACCATAACTCAAACCCCGGCGGGCCCGACGCTACGTCGGCTTCCTCAGCACCAGCATCCACAGCGTCGTCAGCATCGGCAGCCGCTTCTGCATCCTATTACTACGCTCCGGTACAACAGTACCAGCCGCAACCGCTCCACCACACCATCCAGCCTAATGGCCCGAACTCGGTTCCAACCACCCCAGGAGCCCCCACAAGAAGAGGTCCATGGTCTCCTATGGAAGACAAGAAGCTTCTTGATCtcatcaacatctttgGTCCTACCAATTGGGTGCGCATCTCTAATAGCATTGGAACGAGAACGCCGAAGCAATGCCGCGAGCGCTACCACCAGAACTTGAAGCCGCTGCTAAACCGTCTGCCAATTACAGTAGAAGAAGGCGAGTTGATCGAGCTGTTGGTAGCAAAATACGGTAAGAAATGGGCCGAAATTTCTCGTCACTTAAATGGCCGTTCCGACAACGCCATCAAGAATTGGTGGAACGGAGGAGCCAACcgtagaagaagagcctCGTTGGTGCACGAACCGAATGTGGCTGGtaacagcaacagcaataataataacaaCTCGATGAGCAGCTCTAACGGTAGTAACGTCAATGCCAATGGCCTCAATAGTAGCACTAGCATCTCGACGATGTCGGCATCCACTTCTGCATCCACCAACTCCACACGCTCGCAAAACGGGTCGCTCTCCAGTCCTTCAGGACTTCCCACGCTTACCCAGAACAAGAGTTCTGCTAGCTTGCCTGAAGCAGTGTTGTCTGTCAGCTCGGCACAGGTCCACCAGTCAAATTCGCTGCGCTCATCACTCAACGAGCCTTCGCTCTCGGCAAACTCATCTGCACTCAACTTATCTGCTGCAAACCCGAACAGTCTTTCATCCTACGCCATCACCAATAACCATAACaccaacatcaacaataccaGTAACAACTCCACAATATTACCACCTCCTATCGGAGCTTCGCAGCCTTCGACTTTCCCCCAGATTCCTCAGCTTCCCCAGATTTCATTTAACACATCCATGTTTGGTAAGCCTGATGCGCTGTTCAAAGCCCATACACCTCCTCCTGGGTCTATGGCTGCAGCCGTCCCTCATACCATGACTTCACCTGTAAAAGCGACTTCACTTAGATCTGCTAGTTTTGACGTAACCTCGGCTACTGGAGCCACGAACGCATCCACTTCAACTCTTACATCCACCACTCTTcctccaatttcttcatctaaCAAGAGAAGACTCTTGGACGACCCCATCAGTAGAAGACATTCCACTGCAAACTACCACTATGCCCATCCCAACGGAAACAcaaataacaataataataataataataatttcGCAGTTCCGACTTCTTCGGCTCCTGGTTCGGCATCTGCTGCTACAGGTTCAATTATCGGAGGTGCTGGCACCGTTTCTCCCTCGTACTATGGCTCGCCACTACTTCTCAGTACTCAAGTATCGAGAAACAACTCGATCTCACACTTTGAGTTTCTGACGTTGAACTCAACCTCGCATTCTCTGAGAAGATCGAGTTCGATAGCACCAgacttctttccaaatcCATTAAAGGAGCTACAGGCAGCCGCATCTTCCTTGAACAAGGAGGGAAACGTGAACCACAAACGTAACATGTCGCAGAACTCGTCGTTCAACTCTCCTTCTTTGACTCCTTCTACCCGTTTCTCCATCTCATCAACTACCTCCCTTTTAAATAACACTTCTACCAACTTGACAATGCCATCAGCCACAACCCTGCCTTCCAGCAATTACAACGGTCTCAAGAACGATCATTCTTCTAGCAGTGGGTCCATTCCAGCactcaaagaagaagtcgagttgaagttgaagcaCAAGAACGACTTGGACGATGTAGACATGGACGACTCCCATAACCACTTGCAAAATCCCAGGACAACCATGGTGAAAACCAAGATCTCGGTTCTGAGCCTCATTGATTGA